Part of the Myxococcales bacterium genome, CGTCAACTTCCATCGGTTGGCGCCGGCCGCGTGGGCATCCTCGATGACGCCGGCCATCAGCTCGATGGCGGCGCGGCGGGGGCCGTCCCCCGGAATCATCCATGCGAGCGCGCGCTCGGCAACTGCCGGGTCGGCGCGCATTCCATCACGGTCCGCAGCGAACTCACGCATCCGCACGGGCGGCGGCGCCTCGGTCGACGTGCTGGTGAGCGCATGCTGCTGGGCCGTCGCCAGCTCGGCCCACAGGCCGAACGCGCCGTCGCCCCGCCGGTAGAAGCGCGGCGTGCCCTTGCCGGCCGCCAGCGACGAACCGGCCGCCTGGCGCAACAGCGTGACACGCAGCGTCTGCTCTGGCGTCGCGCCGGCGGTCTCCACCAGCCCGCGCGCGGCCATCCGCTTCCACAGCTCCGGCACTGGCAGCGCCTCGCCAGCGTCACGCAGCACCAGCTCCGCCCCATCCGCGAAGGTCATGCTCATCGCCGACCAAGCTACCACGCCACGCCCAAGCGCCAGTTCGTCGGCCGCACCGTCGTGGTGTCACTCTAGCTGTGCCATCGCCGGGCCGTCGTCCGCACTGGCCTCCGCGGATGCGCCAGGACCGAGAGCGAGGTTGGCGCACATCGCCGGGCACATAGTATGGGATGTGGGCATGTCGTTCGTCGCT contains:
- a CDS encoding winged helix-turn-helix domain-containing protein — protein: MSMTFADGAELVLRDAGEALPVPELWKRMAARGLVETAGATPEQTLRVTLLRQAAGSSLAAGKGTPRFYRRGDGAFGLWAELATAQQHALTSTSTEAPPPVRMREFAADRDGMRADPAVAERALAWMIPGDGPRRAAIELMAGVIEDAHAAGANRWKLTLGARSLRVTVGRCLVLWIRREVWFPVRLGELAQGDRTIIEGLGVHDTTAGPFRSIAPVEFYTITPDLVSEASAAIRRALASIITEAAAASPSDLHGARFHSPGALAYLSAVVGRPLPAPGVRPRPEDAESRKRRRTTKTTRRR